DNA sequence from the Pseudomonas fluorescens Q2-87 genome:
ACTACCAGGCGAACGCCAAGACCATCTCCACCCAGAGCACCATCATGCAGACCATTATTCAGATGACCTGATAGCGGGCTGTTTCAAAAAACCGACGTCTTGGGCGTCGGTTTTTTTATGGGTGAACTTTGAACGGTTGACCGTTTGTCGGGGGGCTGGTGCGGAATTTGCACTTCAGTCCAAATCGCTCAAAGAGCGTCAAGTTTCCATACGACTGTCATCAAGCCTGTATTGACTGACGACAGGGATGTCACCAAGAACCTAGGGACGGATACCCGTTGAAACCTCATAACGCTGTCATTGCGCCTGTCGTCGCGCCTCCATTGAAATCGCTACTGCGTCGGGGCCTGCTCGGCGCTGCGCTGTTCTCCGGTGTGATCAATATCCTGGCGCTAATTGGCCCGGTGTTCATGTTGGAAGTGTATGACCGGGTCATTCCGAGCCAGAGCGTGCCGACATTGATAGCGCTGGGTTTGCTGGCGTTGGGGGTCTATGCGCTTTCGGGGTTGCTGGATGTCATTCGCTCCCGTGTCATGGTGCGAATCGCTTCTTCGCTGGATCTGGCACTGTCCACCCAGGTCTTCAATGTGATTGCCGGTGCGTCGCTGAAAACGCCGATTACTGGCGATGCCCTGAAACCGGCCCAGGAACTGGACCAGATCCGGAACTTCATAGGCGGTCCGGGTCTGGTGGCGTTTTTCGATTTGCCCTGGATGCCGGTTTACCTCGCGGTGTGCTTTTACATTCATCCGCTGTTCGGTCTTTTGGCCGCCGGCCTGATGGTCATCCTCATCGCGCTGACCGTAACCACTGACCGGCAAACCCGCAAACTGATGCAGGCTTCGGCTGATGCACTGAACAAGCGCAATCATCTGGGCCAGCAAGCCCACCAGAACGCCGAGGCCCTCAAGGCCATGGGCATGTTGGCTAACACGTCGAATGTCTGGCAGAAGAATCACAGCACCTTCATCACCCTGCAACGACGCTCGATCGACATCGGTGGTTTTTACGGTGGCATTTCCAAAACCCTGCGCCAGATCGTCCAGTCGTCCGCCCTGGCGCTGGGGGCGTGGCTGGTGATCAAGGGGGACATGAGCGGCGGCACGATGATCGCAGCCTCGATTATTGTGGCGCGGACCCTGGCGCCGGCGGAGCAGGTGATTGCCACGTGGCGCAGCCTGTTGGGTGCCCAGATTGCTTGGAAGAAGTTGCTGGAAGTGTTTTCCATGTTCCCGGATGCCCAGAGCAAGACCGAGCTGCCCGTTGCCCATCGCAGTTTGCAGGTCGAAAGTATTTTTGCTGCGCCGCCCGGCGCGCAGCGCCTGACCTTGCAGAATATAAACTTCATGGTCGCCGCAGGCACCGCCGTTGGCGTGGTGGGGCCGAGTGCATCGGGCAAGTCGTCATTGGCGCGCGTGCTGGTCAACGCCTGGGCGCCGGCGCGGGGGCATGTCCGGCTCGATGGGGCGCCGTTGGACCTGCTGACCGAGCAGGCTCGCGGCAAGCTGATCGGTTATCTGCCGCAGAGCGTTGGTTTGTTCACTGGAACCGTCGCCCAGAACATCGCCCGGCTAGATCCTTCGGCACTGGACAGCGCGATTGTCAGCGCTGCGCAATTGGCCGGGGTTCATGAGCTGATCCTGCAGTTACCCCAAGGCTATGAAACCCAAGTGGGCGAGGGTGGGGTCAACCTCTCGGCCGGCCAACGCCAACGGGTGGCCCTGGCCAGGGCATTGTTTGGTGATCCGTTCCTGGTGGTCTTGGACGAGCCGAATTCAAACCTCGATGCCGAAGGCGAACAGGCGCTGGCCAAGGCCATCCTGGCGCTCAAGGCCCGTGGCGCAATCGTGGTGGTGATTGCCCATCGCACCAATATTCTGGCAGTGATCGATCAGGTACTGATCCTCGAAAACGGCGTGCAAGTCGCTTACGGCCCCAGGGATGTCGTCCTTAAACGACCTCCCGTAGCGCCTCCCAAGCCTTCCAATAATGTGGTGGAACTGGGAGCGTCGAACTGATGCATACCGATCAAGAAGTCACCCTGACCGCTTCCTTGTCCCGTCATCTGCGCTGGGGGGCGATCTCATTGGTGGTGCTGCTCGGTGGAGGGTTGACCTGGGCGGTGTGCACCAATCTGTCCGGCGCAGTGATCGCCACGGGCGTGGTGGCTGTGGAGGGGAGCGTCAAGACTATCCAGCATCCTACCGGCGGCGTCGTCGCCGAACTCCTGGTCAAGGAAGGGCAGGCAGTCGCTGCGGGGGACGTGCTGTTGCGCCTCGATGCCACATTGCCCGCTGCCAGCCAGGCCATCGTCAGTAAATCATTGAACCAGGCCTGGGCCCGTCTGGCTCGCCTGGAGGCCGAGCGGGACAATGCCAGCGAAGTGGCGATACCCCAAGAGTTGTTGACCCGCATGAGTGTGGATGAGGCCAAGGCTGTAATGGCCATCGAGCAGCAACTGTTCCTCGACCGCCGGGCTTCCCGCGAAGGCCAGAAGAAGCAGCTGCGTGAGCGTGTCCAGCAGCTCAACGAAACCATTGCCGGCCACGACATCCAGCAGAAAACCAAGCAAGAAGAAATCGAGCTGATCGACAGCGAATACCAGGCCGTCAAGAAACTGTTCGACAAAGGCATGATGACCCTCGACCGGGTCAATGCCCTGGCCCGGGGAATTGCCCGGCTGCGTGGGGAGCGGGGCCAGCTGATGGCCTCCATTGCCGAAGCGCGGGGCAAAATCGCCGAAACCGAATTGCAACGCCTTCAGGTTGACCAGACCTTCCGCAGTGAGGTGTCCCAGGAGTTGCGTGATCTGCTTGCCCGGCAGGGTGAGTTG
Encoded proteins:
- a CDS encoding type I secretion system permease/ATPase, which gives rise to MKPHNAVIAPVVAPPLKSLLRRGLLGAALFSGVINILALIGPVFMLEVYDRVIPSQSVPTLIALGLLALGVYALSGLLDVIRSRVMVRIASSLDLALSTQVFNVIAGASLKTPITGDALKPAQELDQIRNFIGGPGLVAFFDLPWMPVYLAVCFYIHPLFGLLAAGLMVILIALTVTTDRQTRKLMQASADALNKRNHLGQQAHQNAEALKAMGMLANTSNVWQKNHSTFITLQRRSIDIGGFYGGISKTLRQIVQSSALALGAWLVIKGDMSGGTMIAASIIVARTLAPAEQVIATWRSLLGAQIAWKKLLEVFSMFPDAQSKTELPVAHRSLQVESIFAAPPGAQRLTLQNINFMVAAGTAVGVVGPSASGKSSLARVLVNAWAPARGHVRLDGAPLDLLTEQARGKLIGYLPQSVGLFTGTVAQNIARLDPSALDSAIVSAAQLAGVHELILQLPQGYETQVGEGGVNLSAGQRQRVALARALFGDPFLVVLDEPNSNLDAEGEQALAKAILALKARGAIVVVIAHRTNILAVIDQVLILENGVQVAYGPRDVVLKRPPVAPPKPSNNVVELGASN
- a CDS encoding HlyD family type I secretion periplasmic adaptor subunit, giving the protein MHTDQEVTLTASLSRHLRWGAISLVVLLGGGLTWAVCTNLSGAVIATGVVAVEGSVKTIQHPTGGVVAELLVKEGQAVAAGDVLLRLDATLPAASQAIVSKSLNQAWARLARLEAERDNASEVAIPQELLTRMSVDEAKAVMAIEQQLFLDRRASREGQKKQLRERVQQLNETIAGHDIQQKTKQEEIELIDSEYQAVKKLFDKGMMTLDRVNALARGIARLRGERGQLMASIAEARGKIAETELQRLQVDQTFRSEVSQELRDLLARQGELIEREITASDQLKRVDIISPIAGRVQQLAVHTIGGVISPAEGLMQIVPADDELLVEAKISAQDIDQLTVGQSAILRLSAFNRSTTPELTGTVVRLSADLIQDERTGIGFYRAGIKIPKSELAKLQGLALVPGMPVESMIQTGSRNVMSYLLKPISDHAQRAFREG